A window of Amphiprion ocellaris isolate individual 3 ecotype Okinawa chromosome 12, ASM2253959v1, whole genome shotgun sequence contains these coding sequences:
- the hsdl1 gene encoding inactive hydroxysteroid dehydrogenase-like protein 1: MAAVDSFPLLYREISRSCSSYFEALALVGALYTAHRTAVLLRNCYTLVRVHFLPRIIPCKKLSQRYGDWAVIYGATEPVAKAYAEELARQGISIIFVTQNQTSVRDTAAFLSQSYGVETVLVLADFSLDQAASKPIKEAMRGRDIGFLVNCVDESFASPQSLIEMPEQGLLDLVNRNIAVATLMTRLVLPGMVERSRGAVVNISSGACCRPLPGRVTLTAYTGYLDHFSRALHLEYSGKGIFIQSLIPFQIASNRRQPSSSSSPSTSEGWFVPKPEVYAHHAISTLGVSNRTTGYWPHTLQYGLLHCIPEWIWVLGASVFISSS, encoded by the exons ATGGCGGCAGTTGACAGCTTCCCTCTTCTGTACAGAGAAATTTCTCGGTCGTGCAGCTCTTACTTTGAGGCTCTGGCCTTGGTCGGGGCTCTGTACACGGCCCACAGGACAGCAGTCCTGCTGAGGAACTGCTATACGTTGGTCAGGGTGCATTTTCTCCCGAGAATCATCCCATGTAAGAAGCTGAGCCAAAGATATGGTGACTGGGCTGTCATTTATG GTGCAACAGAGCCAGTAGCCAAAGCGTATGCAGAGGAGCTGGCCAGACAGGGTATAAGCATCATCTTTGTCACTCAGAACCAAACCTCTGTTAGAGACACTGCTGCATTTCTCTCCCAAAGCTACGGAGTGGAAACTGTTCTTGTCTTAGCCGACTTCTCACTGGACCAAGCAGCCAGCAAGCCCATCAAAGAGGCCATGAGGGGCAGAGATATCGGCTTCCTGGTGAACTGTGTGGATGAGTCTTTTGCTTCACCCCAGAGCCTGATTGAAATGCCTGAGCAGGGCCTGTTGGATTTGGTGAATAGGAACATTGCAGTTGCTACTCTGATGACCCGTTTGGTCCTGCCGGGGATGGTGGAGCGCAGTAGAGGCGCTGTGGTCAATATATCATCGGGTGCCTGCTGCAGACCCCTGCCTGGAAGAGTGACACTCACCGCCTACACT GGATACCTGGATCATTTCTCAAGAGCTCTTCACCTTGAGTACAGCGGCAAAGGAATCTTCATTCAGAGCCTGATCCCTTTCCAG ATAGCCTCAAACAGGCGACAACCATCGTCATCCTCATCACCATCAACAAGCGAAGGCTGGTTTGTACCAAAGCCAGAGGTTTATGCTCACCACGCTATCTCCACTCTGGGCGTCTCTAATAGGACCACCGGCTACTGGCCTCATACCCTGCAG TATGGACTCCTGCACTGTATCCCAGAGTGGATTTGGGTTCTAGGAGCAAGTGTTTTCATCAGTTCAAGCTAA
- the gja11 gene encoding gap junction protein, alpha 11 yields the protein MGDWQLLSRLLDKVQSNSTVIGKVWLTVLFVFRIMVLHTGAERVWGDEQADFVCNTQQPGCENVCYDLAFPISHVRFWVLQILAIATPKLLYLGHVLHVIHTEKKLKERMRKHAELEGQAALFFRKTYKVPKYTKSNGTISIRGRLLCSYVIQLVAKILLEVLFIVGQYFLYGFTLESRYICARSPCPHKVDCFLSRPTEKSVIIWFMLVTAVVSLILCVVELLYLCVKAVKECLARKQDYTVTPVTPPISEKKTFKSRDEMHQNYVNLDLELQGRKLGVRGMTGGVSEVAKNISSGNNNVGEIHI from the exons ATGGGTGATTGGCAGCTGTTGAGCCGCCTGCTGGATAAAGTGCAGAGCAACTCCACAGTGATTGGGAAAGTCtggctcactgtgctgtttgtcttCCGCATCATGGTCCTGCACACCGGTGCTGAGAGG GTGTGGGGAGATGAGCAGGCTGACTTTGTCTGCAACACTCAACAGCCCGGCTGTGAGAATGTCTGCTACGACCTCGCCTTCCCCATCTCCCACGTACGCTTTTGGGTTCTTCAGATACTCGCTATAGCGACTCCAAAGCTGCTGTACCTCGGTCACGTCCTTCATGTGATCCACACTGAGAAGAAG CTGAAGGAGAGGATGAGGAAGCATGCAGAGTTGGAAGGCCAAGCTGCTCTGTTCTTCAGAAAGACCTACAAAGTTCCCAAGTACACTAAAAGCAATGGCACGATCAGCATCCGTGGCCGACTCCTTTGTAGTTACGTCATCCAACTTGTGGCCAAGATTTTGCTGGAAGTTTTGTTCATCGTGGGCCAGTACTTTCTTTACGGTTTCACCCTGGAGAGTCGCTACATCTGTGCCCGCTCGCCCTGCCCTCACAAGGTGGACTGCTTCCTATCCAGGCCCACAGAGAAGTCGGTCATCATCTGGTTCATGCTGGTGACAGCAGTTGTCTCCCTCATCCTCTGCGTGGTTGAGCTGCTCTATCTGTGCGTGAAAGCTGTGAAAGAGTGCCTGGCGAGGAAGCAGGACTACACCGTGACCCCTGTGACACCTCCAAtttcagaaaagaaaacttttaaaagccGGGACGAGATGCACCAGAATTATGTCAACCTGGACCTGGAGCTGCAAGGACGAAAGCTAGGGGTGAGAGGGATGACGGGAGGGGTCAGCGAGGTTGCTAAAAATATATCATCTGGGAACAACAACGTAGGGGAGATCCACATCTGA
- the gja13.1 gene encoding gap junction Cx32.2 protein translates to MGDWGFLSTLLEKVQSHSTVIGKIWMSVLFLFRIMVLGAGAESVWGDEQSGFVCNTQQPGCENVCYDWTFPISHIRFWVLQIIFVSTPTLVYLGHAMHVIHKENKLRELISSPGGSILIKKPKYTDEKGKVKIKGNLLGSYLTQLVFKIIIEAAFIVGQYYLYGFVMVPMFPCSRKPCPFTVECYMSRPTEKTIFIIFMLVVACISLLLNVIEMFYLICTRVRCGSNPNKYKITSAENPAGLSGPKWPTTEETLKQNKMNVELETSRSIGGSLDGAKEEKRLLSGH, encoded by the coding sequence ATGGGAGACTGGGGATTCCTGTCCACCTTGCTGGAAAAAGTCCAGTCCCATTCCACCGTGATTGGGAAGATCTGGATGAGCGTCCTCTTCCTGTTTAGGATCATGGTTCTGGGTGCAGGTGCTGAGAGCGTCTGGGGTGATGAGCAGTCCGGTTTCGTTTGTAACACCCAGCAACCTGGTTGTGAGAACGTCTGCTACGATTGGACCTTCCCCATCTCACACATTCGCTTCTGGGTCCTCCAGATCATCTTCGTCTCCACGCCAACATTGGTCTACCTGGGCCATGCCATGCACGTCATCCACAAGGAGAACAAGCTGAGGGAGCTGATTTCCAGCCCTGGTGGGTCCATTCTGATCAAAAAGCCCAAATACACAGATGAAAAGGGAAAGGTGAAGATCAAGGGGAACCTGCTGGGAAGCTACCTAACCCAACTTGTGTTCAAAATCATCATTGAGGCCGCCTTCATAGTGGGACAGTACTACTTGTATGGCTTCGTCATGGTGCCCATGTTCCCATGCTCTAGGAAGCCATGTCCCTTCACTGTGGAGTGCTACATGTCCCGACCCACAGAGAAAACCATCTTCATTATCTTCATGCTGGTGGTTGCCTGCATCTCTCTGCTTCTCAACGTCATTGAGATGTTCTACCTGATCTGCACCAGGGTCAGATGTGGGTCCAACCCTAACAAATACAAGATTACTTCAGCAGAAAACCCTGCTGGACTGTCAGGTCCCAAGTGGCCAACTACAGAGGAAACACTCAAGCAGAACAAGATGAACGTGGAGCTCGAAACAAGCCGCAGTATTGGAGGAAGCCTGGATGGGGCCAAAGAGGAGAAACGGCTACTGAGTGGTCATTAA